A single window of Girardinichthys multiradiatus isolate DD_20200921_A chromosome 15, DD_fGirMul_XY1, whole genome shotgun sequence DNA harbors:
- the rnf8 gene encoding E3 ubiquitin-protein ligase rnf8 isoform X1, with the protein MNTVTTDSCAVEEEDCSETEVSCLMRVGKNSDWLRLFENAEVTVGRGVEVTHQLLSSTCPLMISRLHCSFMQREDGQWTVTDKKSLNGVWVNGERIPSEQPHLLRLGDSIRLGVPLLGTKVEFDYILIRLPLKDIKPCLVKGHKEDTKAAHTPKKVKRKLGVEEVEPSTSKHKLYRCSSADKSFAKPCPLSPTKPTQRLSHTQPEETATSRQVHEGDQTSDGTSSALDLDNLQMYSQNILLLREQVNDTQRQVESLEGEPRQADPLQGEQVQELQAQLEALRAKMHRMETLERSFSETRRHLEEQKTHHQDELMKQQLKEALHEQKKVIDELALSRKGFEEIISAKNKELEVTKEEKEKARAQKEEVVTQVTEVLENELQCIICSELFIEAVILNCAHSFCCYCIKQWRNKKDECPICRQAIQSQTRCLALDNCIDRMVENLSLDMKARRQTLITERKAAATAEVTVIHDDDSSRSSDSNSSMVSINSSLSSVVSVETDSSIHLDSEDSFGEFED; encoded by the exons ATGAATACTGTAACTACGGATAGTTGTGCGGTTGAGGAGGAGGACTGTTCGGAGACGGAGGTTTCATGTCTGATGAGAGTCGGAAAAAACTCGGACTGGCTTCGTTTGTTCGAAAACGCAGAG GTCACTGTTGGACGCGGTGTGGAGGTAACCCACCAGCTCTTATCTTCAACTTGCCCTCTCATGATCTCCAGACTGCACTGTTCCTTCATGCAAAGGGAAGACGGCCAGTGGACTGTGACAGAcaagaag AGTCTCAACGGTGTGTGGGTGAACGGAGAGCGGATACCTTCGGAGCAACCCCATCTGCTCAGACTTGGAGACTCTATCCGGCTTGGAGTTCCTTTGTTAGGAACCAAAGTGGAGTTTGACTACATTCTCATCCGGCTGCCGCTCAAAGACATTAAACCCTGCCTGGTAAAGGGACATAAAGAGGACACTAAAGCAGCCCACACACCCAAAAAGGTCAAGAGGAAGTTGGGTGTAGAAGAGGTTGAGCCTTCTACCTCAAAGCATAAGCTTTACCGCTGCTCTTCTGCAGACAAGTCCTTTGCAAAGCCCTGTCCCCTGTCTCCTACGAAGCCAACGCAGCGGCTCAGTCACACACAGCCTGAGGAGACTGCAACCAGCAGACAAGTGCATGAAGGAGATCAGACTTCCGATGGCACCAGTTCTGCCTTGGACCTCGACAACTTGCAGAT GTACAGCCAGAATATTTTGCTGCTAAGGGAGCAGGTTAATGACACGCAGAGGCAGGTCGAATCTCTCGAAGGAGAGCCCAGACAGGCAGACCCTCTCCAGGGGGAGCAGGTCCAGGAGCTGCAGGCTCAGCTAGAGGCTCTCAGAGCCAAAATGCACCGCATGGAGACGTTGGAGAGATCCTTCAGCGAAACAAGGAGGCACTTAGAG GAGCAGAAAACACACCACCAAGATGAGCTCATGAAACAACAGCTTAAAGAGGCCTTACATGAG CAAAAGAAAGTGATAGACGAACTTGCCCTCTCTCGAAAAGGCTTTGAGGAGATTATATCGGCTAAAAACAAAGAGCTTGAAGTAACAAAG GAGGAGAAAGAAAAGGCAAGGGCCCAGAAAGAAGAGGTAGTTACTCAAGTTACTGAAGTCCTGGAGAATGAGCTTCAGTGCATCATCTGCTCAGAGCTCTTCATCGAG GCCGTCATCCTGAACTGTGCCCACAGTTTCTGCTGTTACTGCATCAAGCAGTGGCGCAACAAGAAAGATGAGTGTCCCATCTGCCGTCAGGCCATCCAGTCACAGACCCGCTGTCTGGCTCTGGATAACTGCATCGACCGCATGGTGGAGAACCTAAGCCTTGACATGAAGGCCCGGCGGCAGACCCTCATCACTGAGAGGAAAG CAGCCGCCACCGCTGAGGTGACGGTGATCCACGATGACGACAGTAGCAGGAGCAGTGACAGCAACAGTAGCATGGTGTCCATAAACAGCAGTCTCAGCTCTGTGGTCTCTGTGGAGACGGACAGCAGCATCCATTTGGACTCGGAGGACAGTTTTGGTGAATTTGAAGATTAG
- the rnf8 gene encoding E3 ubiquitin-protein ligase rnf8 isoform X2, which translates to MNTVTTDSCAVEEEDCSETEVSCLMRVGKNSDWLRLFENAEVTVGRGVEVTHQLLSSTCPLMISRLHCSFMQREDGQWTVTDKKSLNGVWVNGERIPSEQPHLLRLGDSIRLGVPLLGTKVEFDYILIRLPLKDIKPCLVKGHKEDTKAAHTPKKVKRKLGVEEVEPSTSKHKLYRCSSADKSFAKPCPLSPTKPTQRLSHTQPEETATSRQVHEGDQTSDGTSSALDLDNLQMYSQNILLLREQVNDTQRQVESLEGEPRQADPLQGEQVQELQAQLEALRAKMHRMETLERSFSETRRHLEEQKTHHQDELMKQQLKEALHEQKKVIDELALSRKGFEEIISAKNKELEVTKEEKEKARAQKEEVVTQVTEVLENELQCIICSELFIEAVILNCAHSFCCYCIKQWRNKKDECPICRQAIQSQTRCLALDNCIDRMVENLSLDMKARRQTLITERKAATAEVTVIHDDDSSRSSDSNSSMVSINSSLSSVVSVETDSSIHLDSEDSFGEFED; encoded by the exons ATGAATACTGTAACTACGGATAGTTGTGCGGTTGAGGAGGAGGACTGTTCGGAGACGGAGGTTTCATGTCTGATGAGAGTCGGAAAAAACTCGGACTGGCTTCGTTTGTTCGAAAACGCAGAG GTCACTGTTGGACGCGGTGTGGAGGTAACCCACCAGCTCTTATCTTCAACTTGCCCTCTCATGATCTCCAGACTGCACTGTTCCTTCATGCAAAGGGAAGACGGCCAGTGGACTGTGACAGAcaagaag AGTCTCAACGGTGTGTGGGTGAACGGAGAGCGGATACCTTCGGAGCAACCCCATCTGCTCAGACTTGGAGACTCTATCCGGCTTGGAGTTCCTTTGTTAGGAACCAAAGTGGAGTTTGACTACATTCTCATCCGGCTGCCGCTCAAAGACATTAAACCCTGCCTGGTAAAGGGACATAAAGAGGACACTAAAGCAGCCCACACACCCAAAAAGGTCAAGAGGAAGTTGGGTGTAGAAGAGGTTGAGCCTTCTACCTCAAAGCATAAGCTTTACCGCTGCTCTTCTGCAGACAAGTCCTTTGCAAAGCCCTGTCCCCTGTCTCCTACGAAGCCAACGCAGCGGCTCAGTCACACACAGCCTGAGGAGACTGCAACCAGCAGACAAGTGCATGAAGGAGATCAGACTTCCGATGGCACCAGTTCTGCCTTGGACCTCGACAACTTGCAGAT GTACAGCCAGAATATTTTGCTGCTAAGGGAGCAGGTTAATGACACGCAGAGGCAGGTCGAATCTCTCGAAGGAGAGCCCAGACAGGCAGACCCTCTCCAGGGGGAGCAGGTCCAGGAGCTGCAGGCTCAGCTAGAGGCTCTCAGAGCCAAAATGCACCGCATGGAGACGTTGGAGAGATCCTTCAGCGAAACAAGGAGGCACTTAGAG GAGCAGAAAACACACCACCAAGATGAGCTCATGAAACAACAGCTTAAAGAGGCCTTACATGAG CAAAAGAAAGTGATAGACGAACTTGCCCTCTCTCGAAAAGGCTTTGAGGAGATTATATCGGCTAAAAACAAAGAGCTTGAAGTAACAAAG GAGGAGAAAGAAAAGGCAAGGGCCCAGAAAGAAGAGGTAGTTACTCAAGTTACTGAAGTCCTGGAGAATGAGCTTCAGTGCATCATCTGCTCAGAGCTCTTCATCGAG GCCGTCATCCTGAACTGTGCCCACAGTTTCTGCTGTTACTGCATCAAGCAGTGGCGCAACAAGAAAGATGAGTGTCCCATCTGCCGTCAGGCCATCCAGTCACAGACCCGCTGTCTGGCTCTGGATAACTGCATCGACCGCATGGTGGAGAACCTAAGCCTTGACATGAAGGCCCGGCGGCAGACCCTCATCACTGAGAGGAAAG CCGCCACCGCTGAGGTGACGGTGATCCACGATGACGACAGTAGCAGGAGCAGTGACAGCAACAGTAGCATGGTGTCCATAAACAGCAGTCTCAGCTCTGTGGTCTCTGTGGAGACGGACAGCAGCATCCATTTGGACTCGGAGGACAGTTTTGGTGAATTTGAAGATTAG
- the aida gene encoding axin interactor, dorsalization-associated protein isoform X1 produces the protein MSDVNKTVQKWHASFRKGTDFDSWGQLVEAIDEYQILARQLQKEVQSTNSSDFTEEQKKNLGKIATCLEMRSASLQCTQSKEEFKLEDMKKLELIIMNILTYNKEFPFDVQPVPLRKILAPGEEENLELEVEDDAAAGAGSTEAFPPRAPASKGTLLPRLPSEPGMTLLTVRIEKIGLKDAGQCIDAYMSISVKDMNGVDLNPMQDTPVATRKEDTYIHFNVDVEIQRHIEKLPKGAAIFFEFKHYKPKKRFTSTKCFAFMEMDEIKSGPIVIELYKKPTDFKRKKLQLLTKKPLYLHLDQTLHKDS, from the exons ATGTCTGATGTCAACAAGACTGTTCAGAAATGGCACGCCAGTTTTAGGAAAGGCACAGACTTTGACTCATGGGGACAATTAGTGGAGGCGATTGATGAGTACCAAAT TCTAGCCAGACAACTACAAAAGGAGGTCCAGTCTACAAATTCTTCAGACTTCACAGAGGAGCAGAAG aaAAACCTAGGAAAAATTGCAACATGCCTGGAGATGAGAAGTGCCAGTTTGCAG TGCACCCAGTCAAAAGAGGAGTTCAAGTTAGAAGACATGAAGAAACTGGAGCTCA TAATAATGAACATACTCACCTATAACAAAGAGTTTCCTTTTGATGTCCAGCCTGTGCCATTAAG gaaaatcctcGCTCCgggtgaggaggagaatttggagCTGGAGGTAGAAGACGATGCTGCTGCAGGAGCAGGTTCAACAGAAGCTTTTCCGCCGAGAGCTCCTG CTTCCAAAG GTACCCTGTTGCCACGGTTACCTTCAGAACCTGGGATGACGCTACTCACAGTAAGAATAGAGAAAATTGGGTTGAAGGACGCCGGCCAGTGCATTGATGCGTACATGAGCATCAGCGTCAAAG ATATGAATGGAGTTGATCTGAACCCAATGCAGGACACTCCTGTGGCCACCAGGAAGGAAGACACATACATTCACTTCAACGTGGACGTAGAAATTCAGAGGCATATAGAGAAATTGCCAAAAG GAGCAGCCATCTTCTTTGAATTCAAGCACTACAAGCCCAAAAAGAGGTTCACCAGCACAAAATGCTTTGCCTTCATGGAAATGGACGAGATCAAATCCGGACCGATTGTCATTGAact GTACAAGAAGCCCACAGACTTTAAGAGGAAGAAACTGCAGCTGCTCACAAAGAAGCCACTTTATCTCCATCTTGATCAGACGCTACACAAAGACAGCTAA
- the rnf8 gene encoding E3 ubiquitin-protein ligase rnf8 isoform X4 — translation MNTVTTDSCAVEEEDCSETEVSCLMRVGKNSDWLRLFENAEVTVGRGVEVTHQLLSSTCPLMISRLHCSFMQREDGQWTVTDKKSLNGVWVNGERIPSEQPHLLRLGDSIRLGVPLLGTKVEFDYILIRLPLKDIKPCLVKGHKEDTKAAHTPKKVKRKLGVEEVEPSTSKHKLYRCSSADKSFAKPCPLSPTKPTQRLSHTQPEETATSRQVHEGDQTSDGTSSALDLDNLQMYSQNILLLREQVNDTQRQVESLEGEPRQADPLQGEQVQELQAQLEALRAKMHRMETLERSFSETRRHLEEQKTHHQDELMKQQLKEALHEQKKVIDELALSRKGFEEIISAKNKELEVTKEEKEKARAQKEEVVTQVTEVLENELQCIICSELFIEAVILNCAHSFCCYCIKQWRNKKDECPICRQAIQSQTRCLALDNCIDRMVENLSLDMKARRQTLITERKGESRHR, via the exons ATGAATACTGTAACTACGGATAGTTGTGCGGTTGAGGAGGAGGACTGTTCGGAGACGGAGGTTTCATGTCTGATGAGAGTCGGAAAAAACTCGGACTGGCTTCGTTTGTTCGAAAACGCAGAG GTCACTGTTGGACGCGGTGTGGAGGTAACCCACCAGCTCTTATCTTCAACTTGCCCTCTCATGATCTCCAGACTGCACTGTTCCTTCATGCAAAGGGAAGACGGCCAGTGGACTGTGACAGAcaagaag AGTCTCAACGGTGTGTGGGTGAACGGAGAGCGGATACCTTCGGAGCAACCCCATCTGCTCAGACTTGGAGACTCTATCCGGCTTGGAGTTCCTTTGTTAGGAACCAAAGTGGAGTTTGACTACATTCTCATCCGGCTGCCGCTCAAAGACATTAAACCCTGCCTGGTAAAGGGACATAAAGAGGACACTAAAGCAGCCCACACACCCAAAAAGGTCAAGAGGAAGTTGGGTGTAGAAGAGGTTGAGCCTTCTACCTCAAAGCATAAGCTTTACCGCTGCTCTTCTGCAGACAAGTCCTTTGCAAAGCCCTGTCCCCTGTCTCCTACGAAGCCAACGCAGCGGCTCAGTCACACACAGCCTGAGGAGACTGCAACCAGCAGACAAGTGCATGAAGGAGATCAGACTTCCGATGGCACCAGTTCTGCCTTGGACCTCGACAACTTGCAGAT GTACAGCCAGAATATTTTGCTGCTAAGGGAGCAGGTTAATGACACGCAGAGGCAGGTCGAATCTCTCGAAGGAGAGCCCAGACAGGCAGACCCTCTCCAGGGGGAGCAGGTCCAGGAGCTGCAGGCTCAGCTAGAGGCTCTCAGAGCCAAAATGCACCGCATGGAGACGTTGGAGAGATCCTTCAGCGAAACAAGGAGGCACTTAGAG GAGCAGAAAACACACCACCAAGATGAGCTCATGAAACAACAGCTTAAAGAGGCCTTACATGAG CAAAAGAAAGTGATAGACGAACTTGCCCTCTCTCGAAAAGGCTTTGAGGAGATTATATCGGCTAAAAACAAAGAGCTTGAAGTAACAAAG GAGGAGAAAGAAAAGGCAAGGGCCCAGAAAGAAGAGGTAGTTACTCAAGTTACTGAAGTCCTGGAGAATGAGCTTCAGTGCATCATCTGCTCAGAGCTCTTCATCGAG GCCGTCATCCTGAACTGTGCCCACAGTTTCTGCTGTTACTGCATCAAGCAGTGGCGCAACAAGAAAGATGAGTGTCCCATCTGCCGTCAGGCCATCCAGTCACAGACCCGCTGTCTGGCTCTGGATAACTGCATCGACCGCATGGTGGAGAACCTAAGCCTTGACATGAAGGCCCGGCGGCAGACCCTCATCACTGAGAGGAAAGGTGAGAG CCGCCACCGCTGA
- the rnf8 gene encoding E3 ubiquitin-protein ligase rnf8 isoform X3 yields MNTVTTDSCAVEEEDCSETEVSCLMRVGKNSDWLRLFENAEVTVGRGVEVTHQLLSSTCPLMISRLHCSFMQREDGQWTVTDKKSLNGVWVNGERIPSEQPHLLRLGDSIRLGVPLLGTKVEFDYILIRLPLKDIKPCLVKGHKEDTKAAHTPKKVKRKLGVEEVEPSTSKHKLYRCSSADKSFAKPCPLSPTKPTQRLSHTQPEETATSRQVHEGDQTSDGTSSALDLDNLQMYSQNILLLREQVNDTQRQVESLEGEPRQADPLQGEQVQELQAQLEALRAKMHRMETLERSFSETRRHLEEQKTHHQDELMKQQLKEALHEQKKVIDELALSRKGFEEIISAKNKELEVTKEEKEKARAQKEEVVTQVTEVLENELQCIICSELFIEAVILNCAHSFCCYCIKQWRNKKDECPICRQAIQSQTRCLALDNCIDRMVENLSLDMKARRQTLITERKGESSRHR; encoded by the exons ATGAATACTGTAACTACGGATAGTTGTGCGGTTGAGGAGGAGGACTGTTCGGAGACGGAGGTTTCATGTCTGATGAGAGTCGGAAAAAACTCGGACTGGCTTCGTTTGTTCGAAAACGCAGAG GTCACTGTTGGACGCGGTGTGGAGGTAACCCACCAGCTCTTATCTTCAACTTGCCCTCTCATGATCTCCAGACTGCACTGTTCCTTCATGCAAAGGGAAGACGGCCAGTGGACTGTGACAGAcaagaag AGTCTCAACGGTGTGTGGGTGAACGGAGAGCGGATACCTTCGGAGCAACCCCATCTGCTCAGACTTGGAGACTCTATCCGGCTTGGAGTTCCTTTGTTAGGAACCAAAGTGGAGTTTGACTACATTCTCATCCGGCTGCCGCTCAAAGACATTAAACCCTGCCTGGTAAAGGGACATAAAGAGGACACTAAAGCAGCCCACACACCCAAAAAGGTCAAGAGGAAGTTGGGTGTAGAAGAGGTTGAGCCTTCTACCTCAAAGCATAAGCTTTACCGCTGCTCTTCTGCAGACAAGTCCTTTGCAAAGCCCTGTCCCCTGTCTCCTACGAAGCCAACGCAGCGGCTCAGTCACACACAGCCTGAGGAGACTGCAACCAGCAGACAAGTGCATGAAGGAGATCAGACTTCCGATGGCACCAGTTCTGCCTTGGACCTCGACAACTTGCAGAT GTACAGCCAGAATATTTTGCTGCTAAGGGAGCAGGTTAATGACACGCAGAGGCAGGTCGAATCTCTCGAAGGAGAGCCCAGACAGGCAGACCCTCTCCAGGGGGAGCAGGTCCAGGAGCTGCAGGCTCAGCTAGAGGCTCTCAGAGCCAAAATGCACCGCATGGAGACGTTGGAGAGATCCTTCAGCGAAACAAGGAGGCACTTAGAG GAGCAGAAAACACACCACCAAGATGAGCTCATGAAACAACAGCTTAAAGAGGCCTTACATGAG CAAAAGAAAGTGATAGACGAACTTGCCCTCTCTCGAAAAGGCTTTGAGGAGATTATATCGGCTAAAAACAAAGAGCTTGAAGTAACAAAG GAGGAGAAAGAAAAGGCAAGGGCCCAGAAAGAAGAGGTAGTTACTCAAGTTACTGAAGTCCTGGAGAATGAGCTTCAGTGCATCATCTGCTCAGAGCTCTTCATCGAG GCCGTCATCCTGAACTGTGCCCACAGTTTCTGCTGTTACTGCATCAAGCAGTGGCGCAACAAGAAAGATGAGTGTCCCATCTGCCGTCAGGCCATCCAGTCACAGACCCGCTGTCTGGCTCTGGATAACTGCATCGACCGCATGGTGGAGAACCTAAGCCTTGACATGAAGGCCCGGCGGCAGACCCTCATCACTGAGAGGAAAGGTGAGAG CAGCCGCCACCGCTGA
- the aida gene encoding axin interactor, dorsalization-associated protein isoform X2: MSDVNKTVQKWHASFRKGTDFDSWGQLVEAIDEYQILARQLQKEVQSTNSSDFTEEQKKNLGKIATCLEMRSASLQCTQSKEEFKLEDMKKLELIIMNILTYNKEFPFDVQPVPLRKILAPGEEENLELEVEDDAAAGAGSTEAFPPRAPGTLLPRLPSEPGMTLLTVRIEKIGLKDAGQCIDAYMSISVKDMNGVDLNPMQDTPVATRKEDTYIHFNVDVEIQRHIEKLPKGAAIFFEFKHYKPKKRFTSTKCFAFMEMDEIKSGPIVIELYKKPTDFKRKKLQLLTKKPLYLHLDQTLHKDS; encoded by the exons ATGTCTGATGTCAACAAGACTGTTCAGAAATGGCACGCCAGTTTTAGGAAAGGCACAGACTTTGACTCATGGGGACAATTAGTGGAGGCGATTGATGAGTACCAAAT TCTAGCCAGACAACTACAAAAGGAGGTCCAGTCTACAAATTCTTCAGACTTCACAGAGGAGCAGAAG aaAAACCTAGGAAAAATTGCAACATGCCTGGAGATGAGAAGTGCCAGTTTGCAG TGCACCCAGTCAAAAGAGGAGTTCAAGTTAGAAGACATGAAGAAACTGGAGCTCA TAATAATGAACATACTCACCTATAACAAAGAGTTTCCTTTTGATGTCCAGCCTGTGCCATTAAG gaaaatcctcGCTCCgggtgaggaggagaatttggagCTGGAGGTAGAAGACGATGCTGCTGCAGGAGCAGGTTCAACAGAAGCTTTTCCGCCGAGAGCTCCTG GTACCCTGTTGCCACGGTTACCTTCAGAACCTGGGATGACGCTACTCACAGTAAGAATAGAGAAAATTGGGTTGAAGGACGCCGGCCAGTGCATTGATGCGTACATGAGCATCAGCGTCAAAG ATATGAATGGAGTTGATCTGAACCCAATGCAGGACACTCCTGTGGCCACCAGGAAGGAAGACACATACATTCACTTCAACGTGGACGTAGAAATTCAGAGGCATATAGAGAAATTGCCAAAAG GAGCAGCCATCTTCTTTGAATTCAAGCACTACAAGCCCAAAAAGAGGTTCACCAGCACAAAATGCTTTGCCTTCATGGAAATGGACGAGATCAAATCCGGACCGATTGTCATTGAact GTACAAGAAGCCCACAGACTTTAAGAGGAAGAAACTGCAGCTGCTCACAAAGAAGCCACTTTATCTCCATCTTGATCAGACGCTACACAAAGACAGCTAA
- the tcte1 gene encoding dynein regulatory complex subunit 5 translates to MRSIIAEDPNWCLDLVPSLSSICLQCIVNTIEETQIFEKLTPDQKDLIQERLPPSLPLHETANLVPDGVYWKRCCELRWNICDVSLYGHSWKRMFFERHLENMIELFIPDLTEPKTVLDVLPLCKNYVRRLNISQLLLPVKKSQKRKEDKPHESDVVVNDEENEASMDHFDFRPVLGELLNLEELHLVYRIKKCGMNFEWSMFEITDRDCKYLAMALKSCKTLKLLRLRHSHVEDKKCRLLVRCLLDHPSLKELDLAHNVIGDSGAKVLGELLTKTKLEKLNMCNNKISEVGAKAIAHALTNNFTLWSLNLRLNQVRDEGGQAIVEALQNNTTLSHLHLGGNDVTWITAVALSKVLVKNTTLKSVNLSCNELGEAGGKALAEAMSHNSTLTECDIRQTDVDEESAASIDKAVWANQSAEWDQQAKQRTRNPISP, encoded by the exons atgagAAGTATCATTGCTGAAGATCCAAACTGGTGCTTGGATTTGGTTCCCAGTTTATCCAGCATATGTCTGCAGTGCATTGTGAACACCATTGAAG AAACGCAAATATTTGAAAAACTCACACCCGACCAGAAAGATTTAATCCAGGAACGGCTGCCTCCTTCCCTGCCTCTGCATGAGACTGCCAACCTGGTCCCTGATGGTGTTTATTGGAAGCGGTGCTGCGAGCTGAGGTGGAACATCTGTGACGTCTCTCTGTACGGCCACAGCTGGAAACGAATGTTCTTCGAGAGGCACTTAGAGAACATGATTGAACTTTTTATCCCAGATTTAACAGAGCCAAAGACAGTTCTCGATGTGCTCCCTCTTTGTAAAAATTATGTCAGGAggttgaacatctcacagctgtTGTTGCCTGTAAAGAAGTCTCAGAAGAGGAAGGAGGATAAGCCTCATGAATCAGATGTGGTAGTTAATGATGAAGAAAATGAGGCCTCTATGGACCACTTTGACTTTAGGCCTGTCTTGGGCGAGCTGCTAAACCTGGAAGAGCTCCATTTGGTGTATAGAATCAAAAAATGTGGGATGAACTTTGAATGGTCAATGTTTGAAATAACTGACAGAGACTGTAAATACCTCGCCATGGCTCTTAAGTCCTGTAAAACTCTGAAG CTTCTGAGGCTTCGTCATAGCCATGTTGAGGATAAAAAGTGTCGCCTGCTGGTAAGATGCTTGCTGGACCATCCTTCCCTGAAAGAGCTTGACTTAGCTCACAACGTGATCGGAGACAGTGGGGCCAAAGTGCTTGGCGAGCTTCTCACCAAAACCAAACTGGAGAAACTCAACATGTGCAACAACAAAATCAGTGAGGTTGGTGCCAAAGCCATAGCCCATGCTTTGACAAACAATTTCACTCTTTGGTCCCTCAACCTGCGTCTAAACCAGGTGAGGGATGAAGGGGGCCAGGCCATTGTCGAGGCCTTACAGAACAACACGACTCTGAGTCACCTGCACCTGGGAGGCAATGATGTGACCTGGATAACTGCTGTTGCACTTTCTAAAGTGCTGGTAAAGAATACAACACTGAAGAGCGTCAATCTGTCCTGCAACGAGCTTGGAGAG GCCGGAGGTAAAGCTTTGGCAGAGGCAATGTCTCACAACAGCACTCTAACAGAATGTGATATCCGCCAGACAGACGTTGATGAGGAGAGTGCTGCCTCCATTGACAAGGCGGTGTGGGCCAATCAGAGTGCAGAGTGGGACCAGCAAGCCAAGCAGAGAACTAGAAACCCCATTAGTCCTTAA